The proteins below are encoded in one region of Juglans microcarpa x Juglans regia isolate MS1-56 chromosome 4D, Jm3101_v1.0, whole genome shotgun sequence:
- the LOC121259639 gene encoding auxin-responsive protein IAA9-like produces MSPLLGVGEEGQSNVTLVTSSTSIDSLCCNSSELKERNYMGLSDCSSVDSSVVSSVSDEAKRSSLNLKATELRLGLPGSQSPERDPELCLLSSTQLDEKPLFPLHPLNDGHCSSTQKSVPSGSKRGFSDAMDGFSEGKYLAKSEVTVMLSSRPSSNLGLKSGSVLEKLGIQPANAKEPQKIIQERPRAADEPRPNHNGFANSNSSAPATKAQVVGWPPIRSFRKNSLASTSKNTEEVDVKSVPGAMFIKVSMDGAPYLRKVDLKNYSAYKELSSALEKMFSCFTIGQYGSHGALGREMLSESKLKDLLHGSEYVLTYEDKDGDWMLMGDVPWEMFIDTCKRLRIMKGSDAIGLAPRAVEKCRNRN; encoded by the exons ATGTCTCCACTTCTCGGTGTTGGAGAGGAGGGTCAGAGCAATGTCACATTAGTGACTTCCTCCACCTCGATTGACAGTTTATGCTGCAACAGCTCTGAATTGAAAGAGCGTAACTATATGGGTTTATCTGATTGTTCGTCGGTGGACAGCTCAGTGGTATCCAGTGTGTCTGATGAGGCTAAAAGAAGTAGTCTGAATCTAAAGGCTACAGAACTGAGGCTTGGACTTCCTGGATCCCAGTCTCCTGAAAGAGATCCTGAACTCTGCTTGCTAAGCTCAACTCAGCTTGATGAAAAACCACTCTTCCCTTTGCATCCATTGAATGATGGTCACTGCTCTTCTACACAGAAGAGTGTTCCGTCAGGCAGCAAGAGGGGATTCTCTGATGCTATGGATGGTTTCTCAGAG GGGAAATATCTCGCTAAATCAGAGGTAACTGTGATGCTGTCCTCAAGGCCTTCTTCGAATTTGGGACTAAAATCTGGTTCTGTGCTCGAGAAACTTGGGATTCAACCGGCTAATGCAAAAGAGCCACAGAAGATAATACAAGAGAGGCCTCGTGCTGCTGATGAACCCAGACCAAATCATAATGGTTTTGCAAATAGTAATAGCAGTGCACCTGCTACCAA GGCACAGGTTGTGGGTTGGCCACCTATAAGGTCGTTTAGGAAGAATTCACTGGCTTCTACTTCGAAGAACACTGAAGAAGTAGATGTAAAATCAGTACCTGGTGCTATGTTTATCAAGGTCAGCATGGATGGTGCTCCTTATTTGAGGAAAGTGGACTTAAAAAATTACTCTGCATACAAGGAACTGTCTTCTGCCCTCGAAAAGATGTTCAGCTGTTTTACCATTG GTCAATACGGATCTCATGGTGCTCTGGGCAGAGAGATGCTGAGTGAGAGCAAACTGAAGGATCTGCTTCATGGCTCAGAATATGTTCTTACTTACGAAGATAAAGATGGTGACTGGATGCTTATGGGGGATGTCCCGTGGGA GATGTTTATTGATACATGCAAGAGGTTGAGAATCATGAAGGGTTCTGATGCCATCGGCCTAG CTCCAAGGGCCGTGGAAAAGTGCAGGAACAGGAACTAG
- the LOC121259032 gene encoding uncharacterized protein At5g65660-like, whose amino-acid sequence MEDEESSSNRPSIGFPLGLGLLLIMLFCMVAFYAACLHWDKLRSLLQSSPDVTSDLETNSPNSPRKPASPHKMPKKGENRSLSVLMPGDQVPKFIAIACPCRPPLHTKGSNWSAQAASQISGLPLTQLHV is encoded by the exons ATGGAGGATGAGGAAAGCAGCTCGAATCGGCCATCCATAGGGTTTCCTTTGGGTTTAGGTCTTCTTTTGATCATGTTATTCTGCATGGTTGCCTTCTACGCTGCTTGCCTCCATTGGGACAAACTCAGATCCCTCCTTCAATCTTCTCCGGATGTCACCTCCGATTTAGAAACGAATAGCCCCAACTCCCCACGTAAACCTGCATCTCCACACAAG ATGCCGAAAAAGGGTGAAAACCGAAGCCTCTCAGTGTTGATGCCCGGAGATCAGGTTCCAAAGTTCATAGCAATTGCCTGTCCATGTCGGCCTCCACTGCACACAAAAGGCTCAAATTGGAGTGCACAAGCTGCCTCGCAAATATCCGGTCTTCCCCTGACACAACTGCATGTATGA
- the LOC121259145 gene encoding transcription factor bHLH61-like produces the protein MQYYIMVKYKHVVLCSYIFFHSVQHHIIKVLTLPREARTRTNTQTQRARDRRDMELNEHGFLEELLALRVDTSGTIPTPMNEFVSNGWTFDCFEQNPAMVFPNSCCEGFSPQLEQNVDTSSYTLNEVYCPFGNAFSASQLTDSSLNTLDTPPFPMQEDYPFSMMEEELGILGDEIHNLEVQASCKAEPIQSPEVPVINIGNCQEVKNPAKKLQGQPSKNLMAERRRRKRLNDRLSMLRSIVPKISKMDRTSILGDTIEYMKELLEKINSLQLEIDQGSSNITGIFKNVKPNEVLVRNSPKFDVERGNVDTRIEICCAGKPGLLLSTVNTLEALGLEIQQCVISCFNDFAMQASCSEDMDQGTLPSSEDIKQTLFRNAGYGGRCL, from the exons ATGCAATATTATATAATGGTCAAGTATAAGCATGTTGTTTTGTGCTCCTATATATTCTTCCACTCGGTGCAACATCATATTATCAAGGTATTAACGCTCCCAAGAGAGGCGCGCACACGCACAAACACACAGACACAGAGAGCAAGAGATCGAAGGGATATGGAGCTCAATGAGCATGGTTTCTTAGAGGAATTACTTGCTCTAAGAGTAGACACTTCGGGAACCATTCCAACACCAATGAACGAGTTCGTCTCTAATGGCTGGACTTTTGATTGCTTTGAGCAAAACCCAGCCATGGTTTTTCCAAACTCTTGCTGCGAAGGATTCTCTCCGCAGCTTGAACAAAACGTTGATACCTCCTCCTACACTCTCAATGAAGTCTATTGCCCATTTGGCAATGCATTCTCAGCTTCACAGCTTACTGATTCTTCACTTAACACGCTGGACACACCGCCTTTTCCTATGCAAGAAGACTATCCATTTTCCATGATGGAAGAAGAGCTGGGTATACTTGGGGACGAAATTCACAATCTTGAGGTGCAAGCTTCTTGCAAAGCTGAGCCAATCCAGTCCCCAGAAGTCCCGGTTATCAACATCGGTAATTGCCAAGAAGTAAAGAATCCAGCTAAGAAGCTGCAGGGCCAGCCATCAAAGAATCTTATGgctgagagaagaagaagaaagcgaTTGAATGATCGCCTCTCAATGTTAAGATCCATTGTCCCTAAGATAAGCAAG ATGGACAGGACGTCTATACTTGGAGATACTATAGAGTACATGAAAGAACTCCTAGAGAAAATCAACAGTTTGCAGCTAGAAATTGATCAAGGGAGTTCAAACATTACGGGCATTTTCAAGAATGTAAAACCAAATGAAGTCTTGGTTAGAAATTCACCGAAG TTTGATGTGGAGAGGGGAAATGTGGATACAAGGATTGAGATTTGCTGTGCAGGGAAGCCAGGGCTGCTGCTATCAACAGTGAATACCTTAGAAGCATTAGGCCTTGAGATTCAACAATGTGTCATTAGCTGTTTCAATGACTTTGCAATGCAAGCTTCTTGCTCAGAG GATATGGACCAGGGAACCCTACCAAGTTCTGAAGACATAAAACAAACGTTGTTCAGAAATGCTGGATATGGGGGAAGATGTCTTTAA